A window of the Gemmatimonadota bacterium genome harbors these coding sequences:
- the nrfD gene encoding polysulfide reductase NrfD: MSTATKDPIARGALAHPDVTRLDDVNRDVLRALETPGKGWWALFAVAVAGVGLLGISWGWQLYKGIGVSGLNSPVGWGVYITSFVFWVGIAHSGTLISAILFLFRAPWRQAIYRAAEAMTVFAVMTAGLFPLIHMGRVWHGYWLMPYPNSRFLWPNFKSPLVWDVFAITTYFTVSATFFYLGTIPDLAAARDRATGLRKKLYQVISMGWRGTDQQWHHFGKAYMFLAALATPLVLSVHSVVSWDFAVTIVPGWHATIFAPYFVAGAIYSGVAMVITLVVPIRKAFGLEAYLTTKHFDAMAKLCLLTSLIVFYAYISEFFMAWYSGEEIERTAFWNRLFGTYWWATWIMLTCNVFVPVMLWFKRVRHSIPALFVISIFINIGMWFERYVIVVTSLHHEYEPFAWGIYRPSLTEMGILIGSFCWFGFWFLLFTRLLPPVAIQELKEVLPPPMRRQKEAHS; this comes from the coding sequence GTGTCCACCGCCACCAAAGACCCAATCGCTCGCGGAGCGCTAGCCCACCCCGACGTCACCAGGCTCGACGACGTCAACCGCGACGTCCTGCGAGCCCTCGAGACCCCCGGCAAGGGATGGTGGGCACTCTTCGCGGTGGCGGTGGCGGGCGTGGGCCTGTTGGGCATCAGTTGGGGTTGGCAGCTCTACAAGGGTATCGGCGTCTCGGGTCTGAACTCGCCTGTCGGTTGGGGCGTCTACATCACCTCCTTCGTCTTCTGGGTCGGTATCGCGCACTCGGGCACACTGATCTCTGCGATTCTATTCCTCTTCCGAGCGCCCTGGAGACAGGCCATCTACCGGGCAGCCGAGGCGATGACGGTCTTCGCGGTGATGACCGCGGGCCTCTTCCCGCTGATCCACATGGGGCGGGTGTGGCACGGGTATTGGCTCATGCCGTACCCGAACTCCCGGTTCCTGTGGCCGAACTTCAAGTCACCACTGGTTTGGGACGTATTCGCGATCACAACGTACTTCACGGTGTCCGCGACGTTCTTCTACCTGGGCACGATCCCGGACCTCGCGGCGGCGCGTGACCGAGCCACGGGGCTGAGGAAGAAGCTGTACCAGGTGATCTCGATGGGCTGGCGCGGCACCGACCAGCAGTGGCACCACTTCGGCAAGGCGTACATGTTCCTCGCGGCGCTCGCTACGCCGCTGGTGCTCTCGGTGCACTCGGTCGTTTCGTGGGACTTCGCCGTGACGATCGTGCCGGGCTGGCACGCGACGATCTTCGCGCCGTATTTCGTCGCCGGAGCCATCTACTCCGGCGTGGCGATGGTCATCACGCTCGTCGTGCCGATCCGGAAGGCCTTCGGCCTCGAAGCGTACCTCACCACGAAGCACTTCGACGCGATGGCCAAGCTCTGCTTGCTGACGTCGCTGATCGTGTTTTACGCGTACATCTCCGAGTTCTTCATGGCGTGGTACAGCGGTGAGGAAATCGAGCGCACCGCCTTCTGGAACCGCCTCTTCGGCACCTACTGGTGGGCGACCTGGATCATGCTGACGTGCAACGTCTTCGTTCCGGTCATGCTGTGGTTCAAGCGGGTGCGGCACTCGATCCCGGCGCTCTTCGTCATCTCGATCTTCATCAACATCGGGATGTGGTTCGAGCGTTACGTGATCGTCGTCACGTCGCTACACCACGAGTACGAGCCGTTCGCGTGGGGCATCTACCGGCCGTCCCTCACCGAGATGGGGATCTTGATCGGCAGCTTCTGCTGGTTCGGCTTCTGGTTCCTGCTCTTCACGAGACTCCTTCCGCCCGTCGCGATCCAAGAGCTCAAGGAGGTCCTGCCACCACCGATGCGTAGGCAGAAGGAGGCCCACTCATGA